A region from the Jaculus jaculus isolate mJacJac1 chromosome 18, mJacJac1.mat.Y.cur, whole genome shotgun sequence genome encodes:
- the Dcp1b gene encoding mRNA-decapping enzyme 1B isoform X3 — MTPTSTASWTWPARWLCTPSAIELTSGRRLTWKEPYLFIQVSIYGIWFYDKEECQRIAELMKNLTQYEQLKACQGARSEVSPMTFSSGEGREVDILQMLTKAKDEYTKCKTCSEPKQITSSAIYDNPNLIKPIPMKPSDNRQQRIPLPGQALDPEPKHLSLKALFGKHDRAPCQEAVGPPRTFYHHHHHYHHHHQQQQQQREKLLVQHGLSCSLPCEEASRLSPPAEKQLCPAIRKLIVRNPEQPPPEEGGRPRAAQGLPPGPVHPGAWSAGTSPGPRSPCGSRHLLAQLQSPSGGLARGEGPRAAEKEQGAPPGPALALSGSQESSPRVVHPQELLRKLQAVQQEQQLQAGPRPALAARFPVAAQDSRSGKPSEAWVGRAAGTENPLQQVDSPKCIPPPVAPSLLVPPMVFTQPTCALLRDPDSRLMTLGGQGPPAASPNPLLPLQSWEPSAATGKPLSRMQLQEALLNLVQNDDNFLSIIYEAYLFTVTQAPARKTS, encoded by the exons TGTCCATATATGGAATTTGGTTTTATGATAAGGAAGAATGCCAAAGAATTGCAGAACTTATGAAAAA CCTAACTCAGTACGAGCAGTTAAAAGCCTGTCAGGGAGCTCGATCGGAAGTCTCCCCCATGACCTTCAGCTCAGGAGAGGGCCGAGAAGTAGACATCCTGCAGATGCTCACCAAGGCCAAAGATGAGTACACAAAG TGTAAAACCTGTTCTGAGCCAAAACAGATAACCAGTTCTGCCATTTATGACAACCCTAATCTCATCAAACCAATCCCCATGAAACCTAGTGACAACCGGCAGCAGCGAATCCCTCTGCCTGGCCAG gcCTTAGACCCTGAGCCCAAACACCTATCCTTAAAAGCCCTGTTTGGGAAGCACGACAGAGCTCCCTGTCAGGAAGCTGTGGGCCCCCCACGGACcttctaccaccaccaccaccactaccatcaccatcaccagcagcagcagcagcagcgagagAAGCTTCTGGTTCAGCACGGGCTCTCGTGCTCCCTACCCTGCGAGGAAGCCAGCAGGCTCTCTCCCCCCGCCGAGAAGCAGCTCTGCCCAGCCATTCGGAAACTCATAGTCAGGAACCCCGAGCAGCCCCCGCCAGAAGAGGGTGGCAGGCCCAGGGCTGCGCAGGGTCTTCCTCCGGGACCCGTGCACCCAGGAGCCTGGAGCGCCGGGACGTCGCCCGGCCCGCGCAGCCCCTGCGGGAGCCGGCACCTGCTAGCCCAGCTCCAGAGCCCCAGCGGTGGCCTTGCGCGGGGCGAGGGACCCCGGGCCGCGGAGAAGGAGCAGGGCGCGCCGCCAGGGCCGGCTCTGGCCCTCTCTGGCAGCCAGGAGAGCAGCCCCAGGGTCGTCCACCCTCAAGAGCTGCTCAGGAAGCTGCAGGCCgtgcagcaggagcagcagctgcAGGCAGGTCCTCGGCCGGCCTTGGCGGCCAGGTTTCCCGTGGCGGCACAGGACTCAAGGAGCGGGAAGCCCTCGGAGGCCTGGGTGGGCCGAGCAGCTGGCACCGAGAACCCCCTGCAGCAG GTTGACTCACCAAAGTGCATCCCTCCTCCAGTGGCTCCTTCTCTTCTCGTGCCCCCCATGGTCTTCACACAGCCCACCTGTGCTCTGCTGAGGGACCCTGATAGCAGACTCATGACCCTGGGAGGCCAGGGACCGCCTGCTGCCTCCCCCAaccccctcctgcctctgcagagcTGGGAGCCCTCCGCCGCGACTGGCAAGCCCCTCTCCAGGATGCAGCTCCAGGAGGCCCTGCTGAACCTTGTCCAG AATGACGACAACTTCTTAAGCATAATCTACGAAGCCTATCTCTTCACTGTGACACAAGCGCCCGCCAGGAAGACCTCGTAA